A stretch of Blautia liquoris DNA encodes these proteins:
- a CDS encoding ABC transporter ATP-binding protein — translation MLELQHIHKYYNPGTINEMCLFEDFNITVEDGQFVSVVGSNGSGKTSLLNLICGSIGLDSGRVLIDGKNITNDKEYKRNQYIGRVFQNPAMGTCPNMTIAENMSLADNKGKFYGLRAGKKKDRMDYYRDSLKKLSLGLEDKMDVKVGVLSGGQRQAMALLMSTLTPIRFLILDEHTAALDPKTAELIMQLTDKIVKEKKLTTIMVTHNLRYAVDYGNRLVMMHQGRAVMDYAGDEKDKIEIDRILDKFNEISIECGN, via the coding sequence ATGCTTGAATTACAACATATTCATAAATATTATAATCCTGGAACCATCAACGAGATGTGCCTGTTTGAGGACTTCAATATAACCGTGGAAGACGGACAGTTTGTATCCGTGGTGGGCAGCAATGGATCAGGCAAGACCTCTCTTTTGAATCTGATCTGCGGAAGTATCGGTCTTGATTCCGGAAGAGTGCTGATCGACGGGAAGAATATCACGAATGATAAAGAATATAAGCGAAATCAATATATCGGAAGAGTGTTCCAGAATCCGGCGATGGGAACATGTCCAAACATGACAATTGCCGAGAATATGTCTCTGGCTGACAATAAAGGGAAGTTTTATGGGCTTCGTGCCGGGAAGAAAAAAGACCGGATGGACTATTACAGGGACAGTCTGAAGAAACTGAGTCTGGGGCTGGAAGATAAAATGGATGTGAAAGTCGGAGTACTCTCAGGCGGGCAGCGGCAGGCGATGGCCCTTCTGATGTCTACGCTGACGCCGATTCGTTTTTTGATTCTGGATGAGCACACAGCGGCTTTGGATCCAAAAACTGCTGAGCTTATCATGCAGCTGACGGATAAAATTGTAAAAGAGAAAAAGCTTACAACCATCATGGTTACACATAATCTTCGTTATGCCGTAGACTATGGAAACCGGCTTGTGATGATGCACCAGGGCAGGGCGGTTATGGATTATGCCGGAGATGAAAAAGATAAGATAGAGATCGACCGGATTCTGGATAAATTTAATGAGATCAGTATTGAATGTGGAAATTGA
- a CDS encoding nitroreductase family protein yields MNETLQTLLNRRSIRSYKGEQVSRDDLNQILKAGTYAASGSGKQSAVMVVVQDPEIIAKMSKMNAKVMGVTSDPFYGAPTVIVVFADKNVSTAVEDGSLVIGNLMNAAYSIGVSSCWIHRAREVFESEEGKKMMKGWGLDTEKYIGVGNCLLGYSDQEPTAAPRKENYIIRV; encoded by the coding sequence ATGAATGAAACATTACAGACATTATTAAACCGCAGGAGTATCCGCTCTTATAAGGGAGAACAAGTTTCAAGAGATGATCTGAATCAGATCTTAAAGGCTGGCACGTATGCTGCATCCGGTTCAGGAAAACAATCCGCAGTCATGGTGGTTGTTCAGGATCCAGAGATTATTGCGAAGATGTCGAAGATGAACGCAAAAGTGATGGGCGTTACTTCGGATCCCTTTTATGGAGCACCAACCGTCATAGTTGTTTTTGCTGATAAGAATGTCAGTACAGCCGTGGAAGATGGAAGCCTGGTTATCGGAAACCTTATGAATGCCGCATATTCTATCGGAGTTTCTTCCTGCTGGATTCATCGCGCAAGAGAAGTCTTTGAATCTGAGGAAGGCAAAAAGATGATGAAAGGCTGGGGACTGGATACTGAAAAATATATTGGTGTCGGAAACTGTCTGTTAGGCTACTCGGATCAGGAACCGACAGCTGCTCCCAGAAAAGAGAATTATATTATTCGCGTATAA
- the pth gene encoding aminoacyl-tRNA hydrolase, with translation MYIIAGLGNPSKQYEGTRHNVGFDTIDYLAEKYQIPSSGLKHKALYGKGVIAGKKVLLVKPMTYMNLSGESVAELVSYYKANPDDELIVIYDDINLEPGSIRIRKKGSAGGHNGIKSIIGCTGTQNFKRIRIGVGEKPKGWDLADFVLGRFSKEDRKLVDEAIEHAADALKMILQDDINGAMNQYNRKMPDPHKDDAEGNFVI, from the coding sequence ATGTATATTATAGCAGGACTGGGGAATCCTTCAAAGCAATATGAAGGCACCAGGCATAATGTTGGTTTTGACACCATTGATTATCTTGCCGAAAAGTATCAGATACCGTCATCGGGCCTTAAACATAAGGCGCTCTATGGAAAGGGTGTAATTGCCGGCAAAAAGGTTCTGCTGGTGAAACCCATGACGTATATGAACCTGAGTGGTGAGTCTGTGGCGGAACTCGTAAGTTATTATAAGGCGAACCCCGATGATGAATTGATTGTCATTTATGACGATATTAATCTTGAACCAGGTTCAATTCGTATCAGAAAGAAGGGAAGCGCAGGCGGCCACAATGGTATTAAAAGTATCATTGGTTGTACAGGAACGCAGAATTTTAAGCGGATTCGAATCGGTGTCGGCGAGAAACCAAAGGGCTGGGATCTTGCCGATTTCGTCCTCGGCAGGTTTTCAAAAGAGGATCGTAAACTCGTGGATGAGGCTATAGAACATGCGGCAGATGCGCTTAAGATGATACTGCAGGACGATATCAACGGAGCGATGAATCAATATAACAGAAAGATGCCCGATCCCCATAAAGATGACGCAGAAGGGAATTTTGTCATATGA
- a CDS encoding TIGR03943 family putative permease subunit translates to MAEELIEEIDIPIYLITGFLESGKTSFIDFTVQQEYFQIEEPTLLIACEEGEEEYDEDMLKRHNTILEIVKEPEDFTLEMLEAYQKKYHPDRIILEYNPLWSVKRLEEMNLPKGWGIVQQIVTVDGGSFQIYMNNMKSIFMEMSKNADMVMFNRCSSDLPLANFRRSIKVVNPAAEILFEDEEGELTDIFEDSVPYDLNADPVVIDDVDYGIFYVDIGDHPERYEGKMVTFKGIVLKSRDVGADYFVPGRMAMTCCAEDTQFIGYVCKNKDARKLVMGQWVTVTAKISIEYMDVYGEEGPVLYAQEIHPCKPPQSELVYFS, encoded by the coding sequence ATGGCAGAAGAATTAATAGAAGAAATAGATATTCCAATTTACTTGATTACGGGATTTCTGGAAAGTGGAAAGACTTCATTTATAGATTTTACTGTTCAGCAGGAATATTTTCAGATTGAAGAGCCGACACTTCTGATTGCCTGCGAGGAAGGTGAAGAAGAGTATGACGAGGATATGCTTAAGAGACATAATACAATTCTGGAAATTGTAAAAGAACCGGAGGATTTTACTCTGGAGATGTTAGAGGCCTATCAAAAAAAATACCATCCGGACCGAATTATCTTAGAGTATAATCCGCTTTGGAGTGTGAAAAGATTAGAAGAGATGAATCTTCCAAAAGGCTGGGGAATTGTTCAGCAGATCGTGACAGTTGACGGAGGCAGTTTCCAGATCTATATGAACAATATGAAGTCTATCTTTATGGAAATGTCAAAGAATGCAGATATGGTCATGTTCAACCGATGCAGTTCTGATCTCCCCCTTGCGAATTTCAGGAGAAGTATCAAAGTTGTGAATCCTGCGGCTGAGATTTTGTTTGAAGATGAAGAAGGGGAACTGACGGATATTTTCGAGGATTCCGTACCGTATGATTTGAATGCAGATCCGGTCGTGATTGACGATGTGGATTATGGGATCTTCTATGTGGATATCGGTGACCATCCCGAGCGCTATGAGGGGAAAATGGTAACGTTTAAGGGAATTGTACTCAAGAGTCGAGATGTCGGAGCAGATTATTTCGTGCCGGGTCGAATGGCCATGACTTGCTGTGCGGAGGATACGCAGTTTATCGGATACGTATGTAAAAATAAAGACGCAAGAAAATTAGTTATGGGACAGTGGGTGACAGTGACTGCAAAGATTTCCATAGAGTATATGGATGTCTATGGAGAAGAGGGTCCCGTTCTGTATGCACAGGAGATACATCCTTGCAAGCCGCCGCAGTCAGAACTCGTATATTTTAGTTAA
- a CDS encoding ABC transporter permease, producing MNFLMSILEQGLIYGIMALGVYITYKILDFPDLGVDSTFPLGAAVTAALIRGGMNPYLTLVVSFAAGMAAGVCTGLIHVKLKVRDLLSGIIVMTGLYNINLFIAGTNNVPLFSEETIFKNHFTDSIFQGKAPRWWNIAVILVIVLICKILLDIYMKTQSGYLLRAVGDNDVIVTSLAKDKGNIKILGLAISNGLVSLSGCVFAQQSRVFDISMGTGSLVIGLASVIIGISFFKKASFMKTTTAVVIGSIIYKACVALALKVAGDKATKLITALLFLVILVIGMDRKKKVKVNA from the coding sequence ATGAACTTTCTGATGAGCATCTTAGAACAGGGTCTGATCTATGGGATCATGGCACTGGGAGTTTATATCACGTATAAGATCCTGGATTTTCCGGATCTTGGCGTGGATTCTACGTTTCCGCTGGGAGCGGCAGTGACCGCGGCTCTGATTCGGGGAGGGATGAATCCGTATCTGACCCTGGTTGTCTCTTTTGCCGCCGGGATGGCGGCCGGAGTCTGCACGGGTCTGATTCATGTGAAACTTAAAGTACGCGATCTCTTATCCGGAATTATTGTGATGACTGGACTCTACAACATCAATTTGTTTATCGCCGGAACGAACAATGTGCCGTTGTTTTCGGAAGAGACCATCTTTAAGAATCATTTTACGGATTCAATCTTTCAGGGGAAAGCACCGAGATGGTGGAATATTGCAGTGATTTTAGTGATTGTACTCATCTGCAAGATTCTGCTGGATATCTATATGAAGACGCAGTCAGGGTATCTTCTGCGGGCGGTGGGAGATAACGATGTGATTGTGACGTCTCTTGCCAAGGACAAGGGAAATATAAAGATTCTTGGTCTTGCTATCTCGAATGGTCTCGTGTCTTTAAGTGGATGTGTCTTCGCACAACAGTCGAGGGTATTTGACATTTCCATGGGAACCGGTTCTCTGGTAATTGGCCTTGCAAGTGTCATCATCGGCATTAGTTTCTTCAAGAAAGCGTCATTTATGAAGACAACTACAGCGGTGGTGATCGGCTCGATCATCTACAAGGCTTGTGTGGCACTTGCTCTTAAAGTGGCGGGAGACAAGGCTACAAAGCTGATCACGGCACTTTTGTTCCTCGTGATTCTGGTTATCGGCATGGACCGAAAGAAGAAGGTGAAAGTGAATGCTTGA
- a CDS encoding peptidylprolyl isomerase, translated as MKNLSAKLACGLLAISLFTSSLSGCGKTTGLDGTQKAFEIDGESVNLGTANFLLRFQQGTMMSYYSMFGQSAGTSAIFSSKTKNGTYGEEFKKDVLDSIEKMYLLRAKADDYQVSLSDDDMKKADDAAASFMKANNKDVQKKLGVTKKDVSEALQLYTYQSKVSNKILDGIEVEVSDDEAAQTSITFVKVSADGTKKDKDGKTIALTKKEKEKKKEQAQQILDKINTSGDPVNADMDALAKEVDKDLSAAQNNYGKDDKETTVDEALQKAAEKLQDGQVNPEVIEGKDGAYYVLRLDKTFDQEKTEAKKQLMINDKKQEKYKKLLDDWLKKADTKTTKYWDKLRVTDKDVYTFKQPKQQEQPTAPSTDSSSTNSSSSSTSSKSTSAEQSSDENTSGEKTNE; from the coding sequence ATGAAAAATTTATCTGCTAAGCTGGCATGTGGCTTATTGGCGATTTCTCTTTTTACGTCATCTTTATCCGGATGCGGGAAAACGACCGGACTGGACGGTACACAAAAAGCATTTGAGATAGATGGTGAATCTGTAAATCTAGGTACGGCTAATTTTCTTCTGCGGTTTCAGCAGGGCACGATGATGAGCTACTATTCTATGTTCGGACAGAGCGCAGGTACGAGTGCGATCTTCAGCTCAAAGACCAAAAACGGCACCTACGGCGAGGAATTTAAGAAGGATGTACTTGACAGTATTGAGAAGATGTATCTGTTAAGGGCGAAGGCAGATGATTATCAGGTTTCCTTAAGTGACGATGATATGAAAAAAGCGGACGATGCAGCCGCCTCTTTCATGAAGGCAAATAACAAAGACGTGCAGAAAAAACTGGGTGTAACTAAGAAAGATGTCTCAGAGGCACTCCAGTTGTATACATATCAGAGTAAGGTCTCAAACAAGATTTTAGATGGGATTGAGGTAGAGGTGAGCGATGACGAAGCGGCTCAGACAAGCATTACTTTTGTGAAAGTGTCTGCGGACGGAACGAAAAAAGATAAAGACGGCAAGACAATTGCCCTGACCAAAAAGGAAAAAGAAAAGAAAAAAGAGCAGGCGCAGCAGATACTTGACAAAATTAATACAAGCGGGGATCCTGTAAATGCTGATATGGATGCACTGGCAAAAGAAGTTGATAAAGACTTGTCGGCTGCACAGAACAATTATGGAAAAGATGACAAGGAAACCACAGTAGACGAAGCACTTCAAAAAGCTGCTGAAAAGCTGCAGGATGGTCAGGTAAATCCGGAGGTCATAGAAGGAAAAGACGGTGCATATTATGTTCTCCGTCTGGACAAGACGTTCGATCAGGAAAAGACAGAAGCGAAAAAACAATTGATGATCAATGACAAAAAACAGGAGAAGTATAAAAAGCTGTTGGATGATTGGTTAAAAAAGGCCGATACCAAAACGACCAAGTACTGGGATAAACTGAGGGTGACGGATAAGGATGTCTATACCTTTAAACAACCCAAGCAGCAGGAACAACCAACAGCACCTTCTACAGACAGCAGCAGTACCAACAGTTCAAGCTCTTCCACGAGCAGCAAGAGTACAAGTGCTGAACAGTCATCTGATGAAAATA
- a CDS encoding CobW family GTP-binding protein: MTKIDIISGFLGAGKTTLIKNLLSNALKGQQVVLIENEFGEIGIDGGFLKEAGIEIREMNSGCICCSLVGDFGTALTEVIEKYHPDRIIIEPSGVGKLSDVIHAVEGLEMDSEVALNSATTIVDVTKCKMYLRNFGEFFRNQVEAAGTIILSRTDTKKATEEKVETAVKLIRELNPDATIITTPVGELDGEKLLDTIEGVKIDLSHVEEEDHCCDHDHHDHEHHHEHCEHDHSEDGCGCHDHHHHHHDADEVFTSWGRETIKKYDKDELQTILNRLCEEDCFGTVLRAKGMVEGKDGTWIYFDMVPGETDVRDGDPEYTGRICVIGAELAEDKLQEAFGLD; the protein is encoded by the coding sequence ATGACTAAAATTGATATAATATCCGGCTTTTTGGGAGCCGGAAAGACGACACTCATCAAAAATCTTCTGTCAAATGCTTTAAAAGGACAGCAGGTAGTATTGATTGAAAATGAATTCGGAGAGATTGGCATAGACGGAGGATTCTTAAAAGAAGCCGGGATTGAGATTCGGGAAATGAATTCGGGATGTATCTGCTGCTCTCTGGTCGGAGACTTCGGAACAGCTCTCACGGAGGTAATTGAAAAATACCACCCAGATCGTATCATCATTGAACCCTCAGGTGTGGGCAAGCTTTCAGATGTAATTCATGCCGTAGAAGGATTAGAGATGGATTCTGAAGTTGCTTTAAACAGTGCAACCACTATTGTGGACGTCACGAAATGCAAGATGTATCTGAGAAACTTTGGAGAGTTTTTTAGAAACCAGGTGGAAGCAGCGGGAACTATCATATTAAGTCGTACAGATACAAAGAAAGCCACGGAAGAAAAAGTGGAGACGGCAGTGAAACTAATCCGTGAATTGAATCCAGATGCGACCATTATCACAACACCAGTAGGCGAACTGGATGGGGAGAAACTCCTCGATACAATAGAGGGAGTCAAGATTGATCTCTCGCATGTGGAGGAAGAGGATCACTGCTGTGACCATGACCATCACGATCATGAACATCATCATGAGCACTGCGAGCATGATCATAGTGAGGACGGCTGCGGCTGCCATGACCATCATCACCATCATCATGATGCAGATGAAGTTTTCACCAGCTGGGGACGCGAAACAATTAAAAAATACGACAAAGATGAGCTCCAAACAATCCTGAACCGCCTTTGTGAGGAAGATTGTTTTGGAACGGTTCTTCGTGCTAAAGGAATGGTAGAGGGGAAAGACGGAACGTGGATCTATTTTGATATGGTGCCGGGTGAAACGGATGTCAGAGACGGGGATCCGGAATATACAGGAAGAATCTGTGTAATTGGCGCTGAACTTGCAGAGGATAAACTGCAGGAAGCTTTCGGTCTTGATTAA
- the mfd gene encoding transcription-repair coupling factor: MKALMQPLEDVAGFSELKQSLKKSRGLFVISGCLESQKPHMIAGLSDDVPCRLIVAENDLKARELYEDYQLYDPDTLIYPAKDLIFYQSDVQGNLLTRQRMLAVKAILERKEVTIITSTGGCMDYLLPLRILKKHILHLKNDSTVDLARFEKELAKIGYERCAQVEGPGQFSVRGGIIDIFPLTEDDPYRIELWGDEIDSIRSFDAESQRSIENLDAITIYPAAEMLLNADDPKKDMVDTFFDYLPDGSVIFIDEPNRILESAKALSDEFCEAMKQRMEKGLVTAKEIPELHTPEQLAYELNRRNSVALSLMEPRKQDWEIRGTFAVTVKSVNAYNNQFPLLVKDLAAWKKSGYRMILLSPSKSRAGRLADEIQNEGIPAFFSEDENRILNAGEVMVIHGNARKGFEFPLQKFVLITETDIFGKEIRKHRKKKQYNGKSIQNFSELSVGDYVVHENHGLGIYCGIEKVEVDHIIKDYMKIEYSGGSYLYIQATQLDALQKYAGSGVRAPRLNKLGGQEWNKTKSKVRGAVKDIAKDLVALYAVRQETNGYAFSGDSIWQREFEEMFPFEETEDQLTAIDAVKQDMESSKIMDRLICGDVGYGKTEIAIRAAFKAVQDSKQVVFLVPTTILAQQHYNTFTQRMKDFPVRVDLLCRFRTPAEQRRTLQDLKKGQVDILIGTHRVLSKDIKFKNLGLLIVDEEQRFGVTHKEKIKNLKKDVDVLTLTATPIPRTLHMSLIGIRDMSVLEEPPLDRVPIQTYVMEFNEEMVREAISREMARGGQVYYVYNRVNDIVEVTNRIAALVPEANVGFAHGQMKERELEKIMYGFINGEIDVLVTTTIIETGLDISNVNTMIIQDADKMGLSQLYQLRGRVGRSNRTAYAFLMYKRDKMLKEVAEKRLHAIREFTELGSGFKIAMRDLEIRGAGNLLGAEQHGHMEAVGYDLYCKMLSEAVKEAKGIPQQEDFETTVDVELDAYIPVTYITNEYQKLDIYKRIAGIENDEEYEEMLEELVDRFGDPPKSVLNLLAVARLKAMAHQADIVEIKQMGNAVKLTMHERARLNPQMIPNILKEFQGQLTFKIGSRPYFLLEPALKKNREKEFALNESQNVVKILKKCCS; this comes from the coding sequence ATGAAGGCATTGATGCAGCCTCTGGAAGACGTTGCGGGCTTTTCGGAGCTGAAACAGAGTTTGAAAAAATCCCGGGGTCTTTTTGTCATAAGCGGCTGTCTGGAATCACAGAAGCCACATATGATTGCGGGATTGTCAGACGATGTGCCTTGTCGCCTGATTGTAGCGGAAAACGATCTGAAGGCCAGAGAATTATATGAGGATTATCAGCTGTATGATCCGGACACCCTGATTTATCCGGCTAAAGATCTGATCTTTTATCAGTCGGACGTTCAGGGAAATCTTTTGACAAGACAGAGAATGCTGGCTGTCAAGGCAATACTTGAGCGGAAGGAAGTTACCATCATTACCAGTACAGGGGGATGTATGGACTACCTTCTGCCTCTTCGCATACTCAAAAAACATATCCTTCATCTGAAGAATGATTCAACCGTGGATCTTGCCAGATTTGAAAAAGAACTTGCCAAGATTGGGTACGAAAGGTGTGCACAGGTGGAAGGGCCGGGTCAGTTTTCAGTTCGCGGGGGAATTATCGATATTTTTCCATTGACGGAGGATGACCCGTATCGGATCGAACTCTGGGGTGACGAAATTGATTCCATTCGAAGTTTTGATGCGGAAAGTCAGCGTTCTATTGAAAATCTGGATGCAATCACGATCTATCCTGCCGCGGAGATGCTTTTGAATGCTGACGATCCAAAAAAAGACATGGTGGATACGTTTTTTGATTATCTGCCAGATGGATCTGTGATATTTATTGATGAGCCAAACCGGATTCTCGAGAGTGCAAAGGCACTATCCGATGAATTCTGTGAGGCGATGAAACAGAGAATGGAAAAAGGGCTGGTGACGGCAAAGGAAATACCTGAACTTCACACGCCGGAACAACTTGCATATGAGCTGAATCGCAGAAACAGTGTGGCTTTAAGCCTGATGGAACCCAGAAAACAAGATTGGGAAATCAGGGGCACCTTTGCTGTCACGGTGAAATCGGTCAATGCATACAATAACCAGTTTCCACTTTTAGTAAAAGATCTGGCCGCTTGGAAAAAGTCCGGATATCGTATGATTCTCTTATCCCCATCCAAATCACGTGCAGGAAGACTTGCAGATGAGATACAAAATGAAGGAATTCCGGCATTTTTCAGCGAAGATGAGAACCGGATTCTAAATGCCGGAGAAGTTATGGTGATCCATGGAAATGCCCGAAAGGGATTTGAATTTCCGCTGCAGAAGTTTGTATTGATCACCGAAACGGACATATTCGGAAAAGAAATCAGGAAGCATAGAAAGAAGAAACAGTATAACGGGAAAAGTATTCAGAACTTTTCAGAGCTTTCTGTAGGTGATTATGTAGTTCACGAGAACCATGGGCTTGGAATTTATTGCGGAATTGAAAAAGTTGAAGTCGATCATATCATCAAAGATTATATGAAGATCGAGTATTCCGGCGGAAGTTATCTGTACATTCAGGCAACTCAGTTAGATGCACTACAGAAGTATGCCGGTTCTGGGGTAAGGGCACCCAGACTGAACAAGCTTGGCGGGCAGGAATGGAATAAAACAAAGAGCAAGGTTCGCGGGGCCGTAAAAGATATTGCAAAAGATCTGGTTGCTCTGTATGCGGTCCGTCAGGAGACAAATGGGTATGCTTTCAGCGGAGACAGTATCTGGCAGAGGGAATTCGAAGAGATGTTTCCTTTTGAAGAGACTGAGGACCAGTTGACTGCAATTGATGCAGTCAAGCAGGATATGGAGAGCAGCAAAATCATGGATCGTCTGATTTGCGGAGATGTGGGCTATGGGAAGACAGAGATCGCAATAAGAGCGGCGTTTAAGGCGGTACAAGACAGTAAACAGGTTGTATTCCTTGTTCCGACTACAATTCTTGCACAACAGCACTACAATACATTTACCCAGAGAATGAAGGATTTCCCGGTTCGGGTTGACTTGTTGTGCAGGTTTCGCACACCGGCAGAGCAGAGAAGGACACTTCAGGATCTGAAAAAGGGCCAGGTTGATATTCTGATCGGCACACACAGGGTACTGTCGAAAGATATCAAGTTTAAGAATTTGGGCCTTCTGATTGTTGACGAGGAACAGCGTTTCGGTGTAACCCATAAGGAAAAAATCAAGAATCTGAAAAAAGACGTGGATGTTTTGACACTGACAGCAACGCCAATCCCAAGGACGCTGCATATGAGCCTGATCGGGATCCGCGACATGAGTGTGCTTGAGGAGCCCCCACTTGATCGGGTTCCTATACAGACCTACGTGATGGAGTTTAATGAAGAGATGGTTCGCGAAGCAATCAGCCGTGAGATGGCTCGCGGCGGACAAGTTTACTATGTTTATAACCGTGTAAATGATATCGTAGAGGTGACGAATCGCATTGCTGCGCTGGTGCCGGAGGCAAATGTTGGGTTCGCTCACGGACAGATGAAAGAACGTGAACTGGAAAAGATCATGTATGGATTTATCAACGGTGAAATTGATGTCTTGGTGACTACTACTATTATCGAAACAGGACTTGATATTTCCAACGTAAATACGATGATTATACAGGATGCAGATAAGATGGGGCTTTCCCAGCTTTATCAGCTCCGCGGTCGTGTGGGGCGTTCCAACCGTACAGCATATGCGTTCCTCATGTATAAGAGAGACAAGATGCTAAAAGAAGTAGCTGAGAAAAGACTTCACGCAATCCGTGAATTTACAGAACTTGGAAGCGGATTCAAGATTGCCATGCGAGATCTTGAGATTCGGGGTGCCGGGAATCTTCTGGGTGCCGAACAGCATGGGCATATGGAGGCAGTAGGATATGATCTTTACTGTAAGATGCTCAGTGAGGCTGTAAAAGAAGCCAAAGGAATTCCTCAGCAGGAAGATTTTGAGACAACGGTAGATGTGGAACTCGATGCATATATTCCTGTTACCTACATTACGAACGAATATCAGAAATTAGATATTTATAAGCGGATTGCCGGTATTGAAAATGATGAAGAATATGAGGAAATGCTGGAAGAGCTGGTTGACCGGTTTGGAGACCCGCCAAAGTCAGTACTGAACCTTCTGGCAGTAGCGAGACTCAAAGCGATGGCTCATCAGGCTGATATTGTGGAAATCAAACAAATGGGTAATGCGGTGAAACTGACAATGCACGAAAGAGCACGTCTGAATCCGCAGATGATCCCCAATATACTAAAAGAATTCCAAGGGCAGTTAACATTTAAAATCGGAAGCAGACCATATTTTTTGCTGGAGCCTGCCCTTAAAAAAAACAGAGAAAAAGAATTTGCCTTGAATGAGAGCCAAAATGTTGTAAAAATCTTAAAAAAATGTTGCTCTTAA
- a CDS encoding ABC transporter substrate-binding protein has translation MKKRMALFLSMTMMAAVLTGCGTEESKSQYTIGISQFAEHGSLDNCKKGFIEGLKEEGFEEGKNLTIKVKNADADTSMANQIASNFVSDKVDLICAIATPSAQAAYNAAMDQDIPVIYTAVTDPVEAQLADANQKPTGEVTGTSDKLPIEEQLAMIRDVLPDAKTIGILYTTSEANSVSSIEEYEKLAEKYGFKIKKSGVTNTSEIQLAAADLLDGVDCLTNLTDNTVVSALPTVLGMANEKNIPVFGSEIEQVKKGCVAAEGIEYVELGKQTGRMAAQVLKGDKKASEIKYETVTKSSLYVNEKAAEGLKITIPDTMKERAVESFTKISGK, from the coding sequence ATGAAAAAGAGGATGGCGTTATTTTTAAGTATGACGATGATGGCAGCTGTTTTGACCGGATGTGGTACAGAAGAATCAAAATCACAGTACACGATTGGAATCAGTCAGTTCGCAGAACATGGTTCTCTCGATAACTGCAAAAAAGGCTTTATTGAGGGCTTAAAGGAAGAAGGATTCGAAGAGGGAAAGAACCTTACGATTAAAGTGAAGAACGCAGATGCAGACACATCCATGGCAAATCAGATTGCCTCAAACTTTGTATCAGATAAAGTGGATCTGATCTGTGCAATCGCCACGCCAAGTGCTCAGGCGGCTTATAACGCGGCCATGGATCAGGATATTCCAGTCATCTACACTGCTGTGACAGATCCTGTGGAAGCACAGCTTGCCGACGCTAATCAAAAACCAACAGGGGAAGTCACGGGAACGAGTGATAAGCTTCCGATTGAGGAACAGCTTGCGATGATACGTGACGTCCTTCCGGATGCAAAGACGATCGGAATTCTCTATACGACAAGTGAGGCAAACTCAGTGTCCAGCATCGAGGAGTACGAAAAACTTGCTGAGAAATACGGATTTAAGATAAAAAAATCAGGGGTGACGAATACTTCGGAGATCCAGCTTGCGGCAGCAGATCTTCTCGACGGTGTGGATTGTCTTACGAATTTAACGGATAACACAGTAGTGAGTGCGCTGCCGACAGTGCTTGGAATGGCAAATGAAAAGAACATCCCGGTATTTGGAAGTGAGATTGAACAGGTCAAAAAAGGCTGCGTGGCAGCGGAAGGAATTGAATACGTCGAACTTGGGAAACAGACGGGAAGAATGGCAGCCCAGGTGCTAAAAGGTGATAAGAAGGCATCTGAGATAAAATATGAAACTGTGACAAAAAGCAGCTTATATGTAAATGAAAAAGCAGCAGAAGGCCTTAAGATCACGATTCCTGACACCATGAAAGAACGGGCCGTGGAGTCATTTACAAAGATCAGCGGGAAATAG